A window of Elgaria multicarinata webbii isolate HBS135686 ecotype San Diego chromosome 2, rElgMul1.1.pri, whole genome shotgun sequence contains these coding sequences:
- the RTN4RL2 gene encoding reticulon-4 receptor-like 2: protein MLLRLGPTLYGLAPTFLLLLAVPLGAPMCPMLCTCYFSPPTVSCQANNFSSVPRILPPNAQRLFLQNNLIGTLRAGMFGPSLTTLCLYSNNISSIHPGTFRHLQALEELDLGDNHNLRTLDPETFRGLERLQSLHLYRCQLSSLPNTIFRNLFSLQYLYLQENNLLCLQDDLFVDLANLSHLFLHGNKIWQLSENVFRGLSGLDRLLLHRNRLQTVPTWAFRDLGKLTILYLFNNSLTTLSGETLSELPSLEFLRLNNNPWACDCRARSLWGWFQRTRVSVSDVLCASPAERKGRDMRYLRETAFQGCPLVQHHPVGFDWGCRPEWENGASPPRPHPHPNGSSNHLYGLGGSPPADPSSFYRDVPANDIRSPKYDPPTEDDYWGGYGNEGGQLKKGCPGPGCSTLDSGAIRIGFLLLPLPYLLMLLGPSWF, encoded by the exons GCTTGGCTCCCACGTTCCTCCTCCTGCTAGCTGTGCCTCTGGGTGCGCCCATGTGCCCCATGCTTTGCACCTGCTACTTTTCTCCACCCACCGTCAGCTGCCAGGCCAACAACTTCTCCTCGGTGCCACGGATCCTGCCGCCCAATGCACAGCGCCTCTTCCTGCAAAACAATCTGATTGGGACCCTGCGCGCTGGGATGTTTGGGCCCAGCCTCACCACCCTCTGCCTCTACTCCAACAACATCTCCTCCATCCACCCGGGCACCTTCCGCCACCTCCAAGCTCTCGAGGAGCTGGACCTTGGAGACAACCACAACCTGCGCACTCTTGACCCAGAGACGTTCCGGGGGCTGGAACGGCTGCAGTCTCTGCACCTTTACCGCTGCCAGCTTAGCAGCCTCCCAAACACCATCTTCCGCAACCTCTTCAGCCTCCAATACCTCTATCTTCAGGAGAAcaacctgctttgcctgcag GATGACCTTTTCGTGGACTTGGCTAACCTGAGCCACCTTTTCCTGCATGGCAACAAGATTTGGCAGCTCTCCGAGAATGTCTTCCGGGGCCTGTCTGGATTAGACCGCCTGTTGCTGCACCGGAATCGCCTGCAGACCGTCCCGACGTGGGCTTTCCGCGACCTGGGCAAGCTCACCATCCTATACTTGTTCAATAACAGCCTGACCACCCTCTCTGGGGAAACACTCTCAGAATTGCCTTCCCTGGAGTTCCTGCGCCTCAACAACAACCCGTGGGCCTGCGACTGCCGCGCCCGCTCCCTCTGGGGCTGGTTCCAGCGCACGCGCGTCTCCGTCTCGGATGTCCTGTGTGCATCCCCTGCTGAGCGCAAGGGCCGCGACATGCGTTACTTAAGGGAAACTGCTTTTCAGGGCTGCCCTCTGGTCCAACACCACCCAGTTGGGTTTGACTGGGGCTGCCGCCCTGAGTGGGAGAATGGAGcatctcctccccgcccccacccccaccccaatggctcATCCAATCACCTCTATGGCCTAGGAGGGTCACCTCCTGCTGATCCCTCCTCCTTCTATAGGGACGTACCAGCCAATGACATCCGCAGCCCCAAGTATGACCCACCCACAGAGGATGACTATTGGGGGGGCTATGGCAATGAAGGAGGACAGCTGAAAAAGGGGTGCCCCGGACCTGGCTGTTCAACCCTGGACTCTGGAGCTATCAGAATCGGCTTCTTGCTGCTTCCCCTTCCTTACCTATTGATGCTGTTGGGACCTTCCTGGTTTTGA